The region ATCTATGTATACTGTATAAACCACTCAGTCCGGCCTCACCTCCCCAGCAAACTTTCTGAAAGCCATTATAGCTGTTTCAAAGCGCGGATGTTGTCGAAATAACCGTGAACAGGTACAATATTTATCGACAAAATTCGAGTCCCATACTGAATATGGCGTTTTTTCCAAAAAAGCCGGAAAGCCGCCGCCACACCCGTATCAGGTATGACGGCAGCTTTCCGGCTGCCCCGTTTCTGTTCGATTGTCTTGTTTTTAAATGGCCTGCCTCATGGTTTATTCACCACATGCTGAGGCGTGCCTGCCATAAACTGTACCAGGTTTTCCACCGCAATATCCATCAGTCTCTGTCTGGACTCCCTGGGCGCCCAGGCAATGTGGGGTGTAATCAGTATATTTTTCGCCCCTAAAAGAGGATTATCCTCCTGTATGGGCTCTGTCGAAACCACATCCACGGCAGCGCCTCCTATCTTACCGCTGTCAAGCCCTTCCCTCAGATCGGCTTCCTCCACCAGCTTCCCTCTGGAAGTGTTGATAATCAGGACCCCTTTCTTCATCTTCGCAATGGTTTGACGATTGATAATTTTCTCTGTTTCAGGGAACAGCGGACAGTGAAGGCTGATCACATCTGAACAAGCCAGCAGCTCTTCCAGGTCCACGTACCGGCAGCTGTCTGTCTCCAGGTCTTTATCCTGATACCGGTCATAGGCCAGCACTTTCATGCCCAGAGCTTCTGCGATAACAGCGGTGCGCCTTCCGATGCGCCCGAATCCGATGATTCCCATGGTCTTTCCCGCAAGCTCTGTCAGAGGATACTTCCAGAAACACCAGTCTTTACAGCGAGTCCATTCTCCGGCCTTTACACAGTCAGCATGGAAGCCCGCGTGATGGCACAGCTCCAGCAGCAGGGCAATGGCGTACTGGGCCACTGCATCCGTGCCGTAGGAAGGAATGTTGGACACCGCGACCCCGGCTTCCCCGGCCCTTCCAGCTCAGATCCCCGGGATTTTCCGTATATCCGTCCAATACAACAATCTTCATATCATCAGTCCTCCACCAATGCCCATGCCCGGTTAATCACGCGCTTCGTATTAGCCAGTATGATTTCCCCGTCCTCGTCCCCCCAGGGTTTGACCTCCAGGGACAGCACATAAGGCTCTTTTTCATAAAAAAAGCCTTCCTCCTTCAGCACCCGGAAGAATTCCGCCAGCTGCTCCGTGTCATTGGCGCTCTCCGGGAATCCGAATCTGGGATGCTGATCCCCGTAGGCCTCGCAGCCCTCCTTAACCACTGCGTTTCCTATGTGGAAATGTGTGATATAGGGACGCAGGGTCCGCACCACGCGGCGGGATGTCTCATAGGTGGTGGGAAAATGGGACAGATCCGCCATCAGGCCAAAGTTATGATGGGTCATTCCCATATCAGCCGCAAACCGGGCCGCCAGGGACACCGGCCCAATCAGCGCCGCCTTATCCATATCATAGTCAAATACCTCCAGCTCCACCATCATGCCCTTTTGGGCGGCATGGCTGCACACACCGGATAGCTGACCGGCGGGTGGGTCATCCACTGAATGGTGCCCACCTGGAAATATTTCTGGATTGGTTCTTTCATTCTCTTATTCCTCCTGTTCACGTCTCATTGTCCTGCCTGCGCCCCATCACGGCCCTGCATCTTAACGCAATGGATTCCGGGCCGTATCCGTACTTTTCCATCAGTTGGCCGTAATCCCCGGACTCGGCAAAATCCACTGCTCCGACCCGTTCCATGGGGACCGGACAGCGCTCTGCCAGCACCTCTGCCACCGCGCTGCCCAGGCCGCCGTATATGCTGTGTTCCTCCACTGTCACGATGGCTCCTGTCTGTTCTGCGCATTCCAGAATCAGATTTTGGTCAATGGGCTTTACCGTATGCATGTCCACCACCGCTGCCCGGACGCCCTCTGCCTCCAGGATAGCGGCTGCCTGGATTGCATTGTGCAGAAGGGTTCCCGTGGTGATTATGGCCACGTCGGATCCCTCCCTGACACGGATGCCCTTCCCAATCTCAAACCTCATATCGTCCCCGTAAAATACAGGGGCCGGAGCGCGGCTCAGACGCAGGTAAACCGGCCCCTGATGCTCTGCAATGGCAAACACAGCCTTTCTTGTCTCCGGCCCGTCTGCCGTGGAAATGACCGTCATGTTGGGGATGGATCTCACAAATGCCATATCTGTTATGGCCTGGTGGCTGGCCCCGTCATAGGAATCAGACAGGCCGCAGTAAGCGCCGCACAGCTTTACGTTCAGCTTGTCATAGGCAATGAGACTCTGAATAGGGTCCGCCCCCCTTGCGGTCAGGAACACGGCAAAGGTATTTACAAAGGGAATGAAACCGGTTCTGGCAAGTCCGGCTGCCATGGACACCATATTCAGCTCGCTGATTCCCACATTAAAATACCGCTCAGGAAACGCATTCCCAAATATACCGCCTTTCGTGGAGGAAGCCACATCAGCCTCCAGTCCCACGATCCTTAAATCCTGTTCTCCTAATTCCTTCAGCGCTGCTCCGTAGGCATCGCGGACTGCTGTCATTTCTCCCATTACCTTTCACCTCCCAGCTCAGCTTTTGCCTGTGCGTAGTCCTGGTCTCCAATGGCCTTTCCATGCCAGATATTCCTGCCCTCCATGAAAGAGACGCCCTTTCCCTTTACTGTCTTTGCCAGTATCAGGGAAGGTTTGTCCGCCGTCATCTTGGCCTCCTCCACGGCCCTGCATATATCCTCCACATCATGGCCATCGCAGGGAATCACATTCCATCCGAACGCTTCCCATTTGGCCCTTATATCGCCCATGGGCATGATGTCCTCCAGGGTGCCGTCCAACTGTACCCCGTTGTTATCCAGAATGCCTATCAGATGGTCCGCCTTGAATTTGGACGCCGACATGGCTGCCTCCCATATGCATCCTTCCTGTATTTCCCCGTCCCCCATAATTACATATGTATAGGAATCATAGCCCTTAAGCCTGGCTCCCAGCGCCATTCCCAGCCCCGCGGACAATCCCAGGCCCAGCGGGCCGGTGGAAAGCTCCACCCCGGGTGTCTTATGCACGCAGGGATGGCCCTGGAGCATACTCCCCGTTTGGCGCAGGTTCTTCAATTCAGCCAGAGGAAAGAATCCTTTGTGGGCCAGTACAAGATAAAGCATGGGAGCCCCATGACCCTTTGACAGAATCAGATGGTCCCGGTCCTCCTTTTCCGGATTCATGGGGTCCACATCCATCAGCTCATAGTAAAGCGCTGTCAATATCTCCGTGCAGGACAGGGAACCCCCGGGATGTCCTGTCTGGATACTGTACAGCAGATCAATCAGCTTGCTGCGGAATACAAGGCACAGCTTTTGAAGTGTTTCCTTTCGTTCCTCTCTCATATCTGTATCCCCTCCTTGCGGCTTTTGCCGCTGTCATCCCTGCTCCGGCTTATTTGACCGCAATGTGTGCTTCTGCCGTAAACCCTGTCTGCAATGGGTCTCAGATACCGGATGGATTCCCTGGCGGCTTCCTCCATCGACGGGAGCTGGAATATCTCGGTGCAGTAATTGCCGTCATAACCGCACTCCTTAAAGACCGTCAGAATTTTCTCAAAATCCAGACCGCATTGTCCCGGATAACGCCGGTTATTGTCAGCCAGATGCACATGGATGTTGTAACTGCTGTATGCGCGGATGGCCTCATACAAATCCTTTTCCTCCAGATTCAAGTGGAAAATATCCATCATGAGCCGAAAATTGGGTCTTCCCACCCGGTCCACCATGGCCGCTCCCTCTGCCAGGGTATTGACGAAGTTGGTCTGCATGATGGTCACTGTCTCCAGGGCAATGTCCACCTTTTTAGGGGCCGCATAGTCAGCCAGCTCAGCAAACGCACTCTGAGCCAGTCCGCTCGTTTCCTCCCTGTCCAGTTCCCCGCAGTACTGTCCCCGTATCCTCCCTATATTTACATTGGCCCCCAGGTAACCGGCAAAATCAATGATATCCCTTGTCCTCTCCACGGCCTCCCTGCGCACGGACCGGCTGGGATGGGTATAGCTTAAGCCCAACTGTCCGAAAATCTCGCCTGTGCACACCAGCACCACGGACAGGTTGTTTTCCTCTGCTGTTTCCTTCACTTCCCCCCAGTCCAGCTTTCCCGGATTCAGGGTCATCAGCTCTACCCCGTCGTATCCAAGGGCGCCCAGGTCCCCAAAGGTTTTTGCCAGAGGCCCCTGGTATGCTGTCACCGAATCCGCTATGGCCACGTCGGGCGTGGCCGCCTGATAACATAATTTCATCACTCTCCTCCTCCCGCAAATACAGGCTTTAACGCCTGGTACAGTTCCCGGTAAACCCGGTACTGTCTGTCATATACAGAAGCCCGGACATCATCGGGCCAAAACACCTCGCCCTCCGCCGCCAGCACCTTTCCAAAGTCCGGCGCAATCTCCTGGATTCCCATTGCCTGGGCAGCGATGATGATATCTCCCAGGGTCTCTGTCTCATTGGACCGGAGCCGGGCCACAGGCACCCCCAGCACATCGGCAAATATCCGGCACCACAGAGGGCTGTTGGCCGCGCCGCCTCCAAGGGGTATGATATCCGGCCTGGCAGCCCGGTCCAGGACCACCTCCAGGCAGTGGCGCTGTGAAAATGCCACCCCCTCCAGGACAGCCCTTATGAATGACGGGTAATCCGTCTCCAGCCCTGCTCCATAGAACACGCCTCTGGCCTGTGTATCCCAGACAGGGCTCTGCTCCCCTGCCAGATAGGGAAGCCA is a window of Enterocloster clostridioformis DNA encoding:
- a CDS encoding transketolase family protein encodes the protein MGEMTAVRDAYGAALKELGEQDLRIVGLEADVASSTKGGIFGNAFPERYFNVGISELNMVSMAAGLARTGFIPFVNTFAVFLTARGADPIQSLIAYDKLNVKLCGAYCGLSDSYDGASHQAITDMAFVRSIPNMTVISTADGPETRKAVFAIAEHQGPVYLRLSRAPAPVFYGDDMRFEIGKGIRVREGSDVAIITTGTLLHNAIQAAAILEAEGVRAAVVDMHTVKPIDQNLILECAEQTGAIVTVEEHSIYGGLGSAVAEVLAERCPVPMERVGAVDFAESGDYGQLMEKYGYGPESIALRCRAVMGRRQDNET
- a CDS encoding transketolase, which encodes MREERKETLQKLCLVFRSKLIDLLYSIQTGHPGGSLSCTEILTALYYELMDVDPMNPEKEDRDHLILSKGHGAPMLYLVLAHKGFFPLAELKNLRQTGSMLQGHPCVHKTPGVELSTGPLGLGLSAGLGMALGARLKGYDSYTYVIMGDGEIQEGCIWEAAMSASKFKADHLIGILDNNGVQLDGTLEDIMPMGDIRAKWEAFGWNVIPCDGHDVEDICRAVEEAKMTADKPSLILAKTVKGKGVSFMEGRNIWHGKAIGDQDYAQAKAELGGER
- a CDS encoding sugar phosphate isomerase/epimerase family protein, translating into MKLCYQAATPDVAIADSVTAYQGPLAKTFGDLGALGYDGVELMTLNPGKLDWGEVKETAEENNLSVVLVCTGEIFGQLGLSYTHPSRSVRREAVERTRDIIDFAGYLGANVNIGRIRGQYCGELDREETSGLAQSAFAELADYAAPKKVDIALETVTIMQTNFVNTLAEGAAMVDRVGRPNFRLMMDIFHLNLEEKDLYEAIRAYSSYNIHVHLADNNRRYPGQCGLDFEKILTVFKECGYDGNYCTEIFQLPSMEEAARESIRYLRPIADRVYGRSTHCGQISRSRDDSGKSRKEGIQI